The Exiguobacterium aurantiacum DSM 6208 genome includes a window with the following:
- a CDS encoding methyl-accepting chemotaxis protein yields the protein MNRKSTRTISIKQKLIIMSALVLLIPSLLIGFVAYGQAKQKIKDQILQSAHAGVERMDVEINNLIGPIKGDVDFFADRIDATLYEEGDANEALAEKFVEYLATHPDVTNIYYASSEGSMTIYPEQTLPDDYDPRTRPWYEAAEAAGAQVVITDPYVDAASQKMMVTLSREATDGRGVIAVDVDVNDVATVAASIQIGKDGYVTILDRTERFVTHPTLAAGETASGDWVEPLYSQAADSFAYTFEGEAKQMDFMTNELTGWKVAGTLYEAEIQQETVGILWTTLAVIAAMVLVASVLLYFVIRSIVRPLNRLTEGAERIQQGDLTELIPVDSNDEVGRVSVSFNEMTQSLRTIIARLDESIGQVAASSQELMANSAQNTASSEQVAGAVQQMAAGADDSKRQLDDNAVSLQAITSGIMRIAESSTDVSELSRETAMEAEDGTSAVTENVAQMRAIDTSVESFAHVIESLSHRSNEIGNIVDVINGIAAQTNLLALNAAIEAARAGENGKGFAVVASEVRKLAEQSQQSTKQIAHLIERIKQETEQSVVLMKEVSAHTKAGLETTENTVARFHKIMARTQEMTPRIEDVTATVEEIAANVEEVSAAATQIAHIAEENSSASKQVAATTEDQLGSMEEVSQSAKALADMAEELQELVSRFTI from the coding sequence ATGAACCGAAAGTCAACACGCACGATCAGCATCAAACAGAAATTGATCATCATGTCTGCACTCGTTTTACTCATCCCGTCCTTATTGATCGGATTCGTCGCCTACGGTCAGGCGAAGCAGAAGATAAAAGATCAAATCTTACAATCGGCCCACGCGGGAGTGGAGCGGATGGACGTCGAGATTAACAATTTGATCGGCCCGATCAAAGGCGATGTCGATTTCTTTGCCGATCGCATCGATGCGACGCTCTATGAAGAAGGCGATGCCAACGAAGCGTTAGCGGAAAAGTTCGTCGAATATTTAGCGACGCATCCGGACGTGACGAACATTTATTACGCATCATCAGAGGGCTCGATGACGATTTATCCGGAACAGACGCTACCGGACGACTACGACCCGCGTACGCGTCCTTGGTATGAGGCAGCTGAAGCGGCAGGCGCCCAAGTCGTCATCACCGACCCGTACGTCGACGCCGCGTCACAGAAGATGATGGTCACCTTGTCGCGCGAGGCGACGGATGGGCGAGGGGTCATCGCGGTCGATGTCGACGTCAATGACGTCGCGACGGTCGCGGCAAGTATTCAAATCGGGAAAGATGGATACGTCACAATTCTCGACCGGACAGAGCGATTCGTCACACATCCGACGCTCGCTGCCGGGGAAACGGCGTCGGGAGACTGGGTCGAGCCGCTCTATAGTCAAGCGGCGGACAGCTTCGCCTATACGTTCGAAGGTGAAGCGAAACAAATGGATTTCATGACGAACGAACTGACAGGATGGAAAGTCGCCGGGACGCTTTATGAAGCCGAGATCCAGCAAGAAACGGTCGGTATATTGTGGACGACGCTTGCGGTCATCGCGGCGATGGTTCTCGTCGCATCCGTCCTCCTCTACTTCGTGATCCGTTCCATCGTCCGTCCACTCAATCGGTTGACGGAAGGGGCCGAACGGATTCAACAAGGCGACTTGACAGAGCTGATTCCGGTCGACTCAAACGATGAGGTCGGACGAGTGTCGGTAAGTTTCAATGAGATGACACAATCCTTGCGGACGATCATTGCACGGCTCGATGAATCGATTGGACAAGTGGCGGCCTCGTCGCAGGAACTGATGGCGAACTCGGCTCAAAACACGGCGTCATCCGAACAGGTTGCCGGGGCAGTCCAACAGATGGCGGCCGGGGCGGATGATTCAAAGCGCCAACTCGATGATAACGCTGTCTCGCTTCAAGCCATCACTTCGGGAATCATGCGTATCGCGGAAAGCTCGACGGACGTGTCAGAACTTTCACGTGAGACGGCGATGGAAGCAGAGGACGGGACTTCTGCCGTCACCGAGAACGTGGCCCAGATGCGCGCCATCGATACGTCAGTCGAGTCGTTCGCTCACGTCATCGAGTCACTGTCACACCGCTCGAACGAGATCGGGAATATCGTCGACGTCATCAACGGGATCGCGGCGCAGACGAACTTGCTCGCTTTGAACGCGGCAATCGAAGCGGCGCGGGCCGGGGAGAACGGTAAAGGGTTCGCCGTCGTCGCGAGTGAAGTGCGAAAACTCGCCGAACAATCGCAACAGTCGACGAAACAGATCGCCCATTTGATTGAACGCATCAAACAAGAGACCGAACAGTCGGTTGTTTTGATGAAAGAAGTGTCGGCGCATACGAAAGCAGGACTCGAGACGACGGAGAACACAGTGGCCCGATTCCATAAAATCATGGCCCGCACGCAAGAGATGACGCCGCGAATCGAGGACGTGACGGCGACGGTCGAGGAAATCGCCGCGAACGTCGAGGAAGTATCGGCGGCGGCGACACAAATCGCGCACATCGCCGAGGAGAACTCGAGCGCTTCGAAACAAGTGGCCGCGACGACCGAAGATCAGCTCGGTTCGATGGAAGAAGTGTCACAATCCGCGAAAGCGCTCGCCGACATGGCAGAAG
- a CDS encoding GNAT family N-acetyltransferase, with amino-acid sequence MIIRVAEPKDAYGIARVRVNGWRTTYRGIVPTDFLLKLSSNAIEWAEKVRDALSKREVDGFVAVVEEEIVGFVLYGAERTGTYPDHPNEVYAIYVLEEHQRNGLGSSLLEKAVGAMFSSGMIIWALELNPYRSFYERKQGEVIDEKERTIGELALREVAYGWTKATHDAIIGA; translated from the coding sequence ATGATTATACGAGTAGCCGAACCAAAAGATGCGTACGGGATCGCACGCGTTCGAGTGAACGGTTGGCGGACGACGTATCGCGGAATCGTACCGACCGATTTTTTATTGAAGTTGTCATCGAACGCGATCGAATGGGCCGAGAAGGTTCGTGACGCCCTCTCGAAACGAGAAGTGGACGGATTCGTCGCCGTCGTCGAAGAAGAGATTGTCGGGTTCGTCCTGTACGGGGCAGAACGGACCGGGACCTATCCGGATCATCCGAACGAAGTGTATGCGATTTATGTGCTCGAGGAGCATCAACGGAACGGTCTCGGTTCGAGCCTGCTCGAGAAGGCCGTCGGGGCGATGTTCAGCTCAGGGATGATCATCTGGGCGCTCGAGCTGAACCCGTACCGCTCGTTTTACGAACGGAAACAAGGCGAAGTGATTGACGAGAAAGAGCGGACCATCGGGGAGCTCGCTCTTCGCGAGGTCGCCTACGGATGGACGAAAGCGACCCATGACGCCATCATCGGGGCTTGA
- a CDS encoding PTS fructose transporter subunit IIABC, whose product MNITDLLKKDTIQLNLGSRTKADVIEELVDVLDRAGKLSDRNGYRDAILAREAQSTTGLGEGIAIPHAKTKAVKEPAIAFGRSEGIDYEALDGQDSRLFFMIAAGEHANNEHLETLSKLSVFLMDPNFQERLYAAKSEDDVIRAIEEKEAAEAAPVEAKAVKEDAPYILAVTACPTGIAHTYMAADSLKQKADAMGVEMKVETNGSTGVKNELTSADIAKATAIIVAADKAVEMDRFAGKHVIEVPVAQGIRKPEELINRAVKQDAPVYQSTGKSGGEKKEQRTGVYKHLMSGVSAMLPLVVAGGLLIALSFFWGINSANPDDPSYNAFAAQLMTIGGAAFGFLVPVLAGFIAMSIADRPGLAPGLVAGFLASEGGAGFLGGLIAGFLAGYVVVFLKRALANLPASLEGIKPVLLFPLLGSFISGMIMLLVVNEPIAAFMTWLMEVLNGMSGANAVLLGVIVGGMMAVDMGGPINKTAYVFGTAALTAGNQEVMAAVMAGGMVPPLLVALASTVFARQKFSKQEREAGKTAYVMGASFITEAAIPFAAADPIRVLPSAILGSAIAGGLSAFFAIQLPAPHGGIFVFPLLEGAGNVVMSMGLYALAILAGALIGALLLSFLKKPLTTATATPKQEVA is encoded by the coding sequence ATGAACATCACGGATCTGCTCAAAAAAGACACGATTCAATTGAATCTCGGCAGCCGTACGAAAGCCGACGTCATCGAAGAACTCGTCGACGTACTCGACCGGGCCGGAAAACTTTCGGACCGGAACGGCTATCGTGACGCCATCCTCGCGCGTGAAGCGCAAAGCACGACCGGTCTCGGAGAAGGGATCGCGATTCCACATGCGAAGACGAAAGCGGTCAAAGAGCCGGCAATCGCGTTCGGACGCTCGGAAGGCATCGATTATGAGGCGCTTGACGGGCAAGACAGCCGCTTGTTCTTCATGATCGCAGCCGGTGAACATGCGAACAACGAGCACTTGGAAACGTTATCGAAATTATCTGTCTTCCTTATGGACCCGAACTTCCAAGAACGTCTCTACGCGGCTAAGTCAGAAGATGATGTCATCCGTGCCATCGAAGAGAAGGAAGCCGCTGAAGCGGCTCCGGTCGAAGCGAAAGCGGTGAAAGAAGATGCACCATACATTCTCGCCGTCACAGCTTGTCCGACAGGTATCGCGCACACGTATATGGCCGCGGACAGCTTGAAACAAAAAGCCGACGCGATGGGCGTCGAGATGAAAGTCGAGACGAACGGATCGACCGGCGTGAAGAACGAATTGACGTCAGCCGACATCGCGAAAGCGACGGCAATCATCGTCGCAGCGGACAAAGCGGTCGAAATGGATCGTTTCGCTGGCAAACACGTCATCGAAGTTCCTGTCGCCCAAGGAATCCGGAAGCCGGAAGAATTGATCAACCGTGCCGTGAAGCAAGACGCACCGGTTTATCAGTCGACTGGTAAGTCTGGCGGCGAGAAGAAAGAACAACGTACAGGTGTATACAAACACTTGATGAGCGGGGTTTCGGCGATGCTTCCACTCGTCGTCGCGGGTGGTTTGTTGATCGCACTCAGCTTCTTCTGGGGCATCAACTCCGCGAACCCGGATGATCCATCATACAACGCATTTGCCGCGCAACTCATGACAATCGGAGGCGCCGCGTTCGGATTCCTCGTTCCAGTCCTTGCCGGTTTCATCGCGATGTCCATCGCCGATCGTCCAGGTCTCGCACCGGGTCTTGTCGCCGGTTTCCTCGCAAGTGAAGGTGGGGCAGGGTTCCTCGGTGGTCTCATCGCCGGTTTCCTCGCTGGTTACGTCGTCGTGTTCTTGAAACGCGCGCTTGCGAATTTGCCGGCGTCACTTGAAGGAATCAAGCCGGTCCTCTTGTTCCCGCTACTCGGTTCATTCATCTCAGGGATGATCATGTTGCTCGTCGTCAACGAACCGATCGCCGCGTTCATGACATGGCTCATGGAAGTGCTCAACGGTATGAGCGGTGCGAACGCCGTCTTGCTCGGTGTTATCGTCGGAGGCATGATGGCCGTCGATATGGGTGGTCCGATCAACAAGACCGCCTACGTCTTCGGTACGGCAGCCCTCACGGCCGGAAACCAAGAAGTCATGGCTGCTGTCATGGCCGGTGGGATGGTACCACCGCTTCTCGTCGCGCTCGCATCGACTGTGTTCGCACGTCAGAAGTTCTCGAAACAAGAACGTGAAGCAGGGAAAACCGCATACGTTATGGGCGCCTCGTTCATCACGGAAGCAGCCATCCCGTTCGCAGCGGCCGATCCGATTCGTGTTCTGCCATCAGCGATTCTAGGATCTGCCATCGCCGGTGGATTGTCAGCGTTCTTCGCCATCCAATTGCCAGCACCGCACGGCGGTATCTTCGTTTTCCCACTCCTTGAAGGAGCCGGAAACGTCGTCATGAGCATGGGGCTTTACGCACTCGCGATTCTCGCTGGTGCCTTGATTGGAGCACTCCTCCTTTCATTCTTGAAAAAACCACTTACGACTGCGACAGCTACACCGAAACAAGAAGTCGCATGA
- the pfkB gene encoding 1-phosphofructokinase → MIYTLTLNPSIDYYVTLPEVVLGEVNRIQETTQTAGGKGINVAFVLREYDVETVALGFVGGTTGEFIKQALKDKGVQTDFIEVTGETRINVKIRAKEETELNASGPIIQDAELEQLTKQFEHVTAGDIVVLAGSIPGNLPSTLYRTLAETIRANGAEFVVDTTKEAMLEVLSLEPLMIKPNHHELGELFDADIETFEQALPFAEKLVERGAKNVIVSFAGDGAMLVNASGAYTANTPSGKLVNSVGAGDSLVAGFVANILDHDASEAFRYAVTTGSASAYTFGLCTKQDVDRLVGEVDVTPLSRLEETT, encoded by the coding sequence ATGATTTACACGTTAACGCTCAACCCTTCGATCGACTACTATGTCACGTTACCGGAAGTTGTGCTAGGAGAAGTGAATCGGATTCAAGAGACGACTCAAACCGCAGGCGGCAAAGGAATCAACGTTGCGTTCGTCTTACGTGAATACGATGTCGAGACGGTCGCACTCGGATTCGTCGGTGGGACGACCGGTGAATTCATTAAACAAGCGCTAAAAGACAAGGGTGTCCAAACGGACTTCATCGAAGTCACGGGCGAGACCCGAATCAATGTGAAGATTCGGGCCAAAGAAGAGACGGAGCTTAATGCGAGCGGGCCTATTATTCAAGACGCTGAGCTTGAGCAGCTGACGAAACAGTTCGAACACGTGACGGCAGGCGATATCGTCGTCCTCGCGGGCAGCATCCCGGGCAACTTGCCGAGCACGCTCTACCGGACGCTTGCCGAGACGATTCGGGCCAACGGGGCCGAATTCGTCGTCGATACGACGAAAGAAGCGATGCTTGAAGTGTTGTCACTCGAGCCGCTCATGATCAAACCGAACCATCACGAGCTTGGCGAACTGTTCGATGCGGACATCGAGACGTTTGAACAGGCACTCCCCTTTGCGGAGAAGCTCGTCGAACGGGGAGCGAAGAACGTCATCGTCTCGTTCGCCGGTGACGGTGCGATGCTCGTCAACGCGAGCGGAGCCTACACGGCCAATACGCCGAGCGGGAAGCTCGTCAACTCGGTCGGAGCCGGTGATTCACTTGTCGCCGGGTTCGTCGCCAACATTCTCGACCACGACGCGTCGGAGGCGTTCCGCTATGCGGTGACGACCGGCAGCGCGTCTGCCTATACGTTTGGCCTCTGTACGAAACAAGACGTGGACCGCTTGGTCGGCGAAGTCGACGTCACCCCACTATCTCGATTGGAGGAAACAACATGA
- a CDS encoding DeoR/GlpR family DNA-binding transcription regulator — MLTKQRHQLILQRLSEQRIVKLKELVELTEASESTIRRDLTDLEEEGYLERVHGGATLVIHPEEEPTFEEKRDRHVDEKVAIARKAATFIEDGMSVYLDAGTTTQAMVPFLTGKRVIVVTNSLPIANDLFDLDIKTFVIGGELKRSTQALVGYNARESMMNYRVDLAFLGINGVDLEAGYTTPDPEEALVKKTAIELARTAYILADDSKFGKRSFSRVAPLEAATLVTLSDVAYVRSIESTTKVVNAQ, encoded by the coding sequence ATGTTAACGAAACAACGACATCAACTGATTTTGCAACGGTTATCGGAACAACGAATTGTCAAATTGAAAGAGTTGGTCGAATTGACGGAAGCGTCAGAGTCGACCATCCGTCGTGATTTGACCGATCTTGAGGAGGAAGGTTATTTGGAACGGGTACATGGGGGCGCGACGCTCGTCATTCACCCGGAAGAAGAACCGACGTTTGAAGAGAAACGTGACCGGCATGTCGATGAGAAAGTCGCGATCGCACGGAAGGCCGCGACGTTCATCGAGGACGGAATGTCCGTCTACCTCGATGCCGGGACGACGACGCAGGCGATGGTCCCGTTCCTCACTGGGAAACGTGTCATCGTCGTCACGAACAGTCTTCCGATTGCGAACGATTTGTTCGACCTCGACATTAAGACGTTCGTCATCGGCGGTGAACTGAAACGTTCGACCCAAGCACTCGTCGGCTACAACGCACGCGAGAGCATGATGAACTATCGTGTCGACCTCGCATTTCTCGGAATCAACGGCGTCGACCTCGAGGCCGGTTATACGACCCCGGATCCAGAAGAAGCCCTCGTCAAAAAAACAGCGATTGAACTCGCACGTACGGCCTACATCTTGGCGGATGACTCGAAATTCGGGAAACGGTCATTCAGTCGAGTCGCGCCGCTCGAGGCGGCCACGCTCGTCACACTGTCGGATGTCGCGTACGTCCGTTCAATCGAATCTACTACAAAGGTGGTGAACGCCCAATGA
- a CDS encoding alpha/beta hydrolase, which produces MEQNLTISRPYGDLVGTLLLHDTPRKTVVILSGSGPSDRDGNMGPSQFGTYKKLAEALFEMGVNVYRYDKQGIGESNGDFNKVGLHDLIDDAIAVVNQIKRLPEVTEVIILGHSEGAVIAPAVQLETKATGLILLAGFNDASKQMFLLQADALAKEIASVKGLKGIFYRMTGVPAKVRKRQDELFERSLRTNVASFKFRGQIVNAKWIREHASYDVRERLEHVRVPVLAITGDRDVQVPPEHVNTIQTRGEVEHVILKDMNHLLVERTRPHSLLQLHKEYREAIEAPLHPALIQQLDRWFQKQQ; this is translated from the coding sequence ATGGAACAAAACCTAACTATTTCGAGACCATACGGTGATTTGGTCGGAACACTGTTATTGCACGATACGCCGCGAAAGACGGTCGTCATCTTGAGCGGGAGCGGACCGAGCGACCGCGACGGCAACATGGGGCCGTCACAGTTCGGCACGTATAAAAAATTAGCGGAGGCGCTGTTTGAGATGGGCGTCAACGTCTATCGGTACGACAAACAAGGGATCGGAGAATCAAACGGCGATTTCAACAAAGTCGGGCTGCACGACTTGATCGATGATGCGATCGCAGTCGTCAATCAAATCAAGCGTTTACCGGAAGTGACTGAAGTCATCATTCTCGGTCATAGCGAAGGGGCGGTCATCGCACCGGCCGTCCAACTCGAGACGAAGGCGACGGGCTTGATTCTGCTGGCCGGATTTAACGACGCGTCGAAGCAGATGTTTTTGCTTCAAGCGGATGCGCTGGCTAAGGAGATCGCGTCCGTCAAAGGATTGAAAGGGATATTTTATCGAATGACCGGCGTCCCCGCGAAAGTGCGCAAACGTCAAGATGAATTGTTCGAACGTTCATTGCGGACGAATGTCGCCTCATTCAAATTCCGAGGCCAAATCGTCAATGCGAAGTGGATTCGGGAGCACGCCTCATACGACGTGCGCGAGCGACTCGAACATGTGCGTGTACCGGTCCTTGCTATCACCGGTGACCGGGACGTCCAAGTCCCGCCAGAACATGTGAACACGATTCAGACCCGAGGAGAAGTCGAACACGTCATCCTGAAAGACATGAACCACTTGCTCGTCGAACGGACGAGACCGCATTCGTTGCTTCAGCTTCATAAAGAATATCGAGAGGCAATCGAGGCGCCGTTGCATCCCGCTTTAATTCAACAACTCGACAGATGGTTCCAAAAACAACAATGA
- a CDS encoding zinc-binding metallopeptidase family protein, with protein sequence MNILFNFIYALFVTFLYLNPLSLDTPYETAEYFASYDRHVDSWENAELFESLGFDLDLNMDRIMHDAPLQTFYTDVTIEDEVFDGYSSMMMEEPIQGDIIHIEWDAPIPDVTDKIVVLPMTDVSFEARDNAYHLDHYGEVINDEAANRYLTKLKEAGAAGYLITPHKEASDEFGFVHVSAWLRLSGTGVGIEAAEALTDGQTVTIEPYESEIPYTEFVQTGTTDEEVIVMARLDSSGDGDHALIGLGGASILYQVIQAMDDVKTDATVRYVFLNGYGEGYEASTHYLGMLEERGMTPRTVMLLDLIGTGDTGRFVKTHGMKSYPFMDAASFDDVEVRSLGVSILDEYRQAGIDVISLNDSLTANQDVFTEDDTIDRLSEEAMLEHVDWLVEWLTTQ encoded by the coding sequence ATGAACATCTTATTCAATTTCATTTATGCACTTTTCGTAACGTTTTTATATCTGAACCCACTTTCGCTCGATACCCCGTATGAGACGGCCGAATATTTCGCCTCGTACGACCGTCACGTCGATAGTTGGGAAAATGCGGAGCTGTTTGAATCGCTCGGTTTTGATCTTGATTTGAACATGGACCGCATCATGCACGATGCACCGCTCCAAACGTTTTATACGGACGTCACGATAGAAGATGAGGTGTTCGATGGGTACTCGTCGATGATGATGGAAGAACCGATTCAAGGCGACATCATCCACATCGAATGGGACGCACCGATTCCTGACGTGACAGACAAAATCGTCGTCTTGCCGATGACCGACGTGTCCTTTGAGGCGCGGGATAATGCGTATCACCTTGACCATTATGGCGAGGTCATCAATGATGAGGCGGCGAATCGCTACTTGACGAAATTGAAAGAGGCGGGAGCGGCTGGGTACCTCATCACCCCGCATAAAGAAGCGTCGGACGAGTTTGGATTCGTCCATGTATCGGCTTGGCTTCGTTTAAGTGGAACCGGCGTTGGGATTGAGGCGGCCGAAGCGCTAACGGATGGTCAAACCGTGACGATCGAACCGTATGAATCGGAGATACCCTACACGGAATTCGTTCAGACGGGGACGACCGATGAGGAAGTCATCGTGATGGCTCGCCTCGATAGCAGCGGAGATGGTGACCACGCGTTGATCGGTCTCGGTGGCGCCTCGATTCTGTATCAAGTCATTCAAGCAATGGATGACGTCAAGACGGACGCGACAGTCCGCTACGTCTTTTTGAACGGGTATGGGGAAGGGTATGAGGCGAGCACGCATTACCTTGGCATGTTAGAGGAGCGGGGCATGACGCCGAGAACCGTCATGTTGCTCGACTTGATCGGGACGGGAGATACGGGCCGATTCGTCAAAACGCACGGCATGAAGTCGTATCCGTTCATGGACGCTGCATCGTTTGACGATGTCGAAGTGAGAAGTTTAGGGGTGTCGATTTTAGACGAATATCGACAAGCAGGCATCGACGTCATCTCGTTGAACGATTCCCTGACGGCGAACCAGGACGTCTTCACTGAAGACGATACGATCGACCGGCTCTCTGAAGAAGCGATGCTCGAGCATGTAGATTGGTTGGTCGAATGGTTGACGACGCAATGA
- a CDS encoding ABC transporter permease — MTRFVARKLLEWGLAFLVFTFFSFLLLRLVPGDPVLYLLKVDELQVDVAEIDRLREELSFTDPVWVQYIQWLSEVVRFNLGDSLITGQPVTQLFKNNYAATFELAIGGILVAIALAVPLGAISAFRPNSALATLASGLSILGSSVPSFLIGLFMMYVFAVTLQWFPVMGRTGWESLILPSLTLGIAVGGVYIRLIRSTLLEVMSTDYIVMAKIRGIRSKTLLTRYIARAALPPVISMFGVSVASLMGGVVVLEVLFAYPGVGKLMVDSVLRRDFPVLQGYLVFTTCLVVTVNLVTGSLLRLLQPHLYRKKVSR, encoded by the coding sequence ATGACGCGATTCGTGGCACGTAAATTGCTTGAGTGGGGACTAGCTTTTTTAGTCTTCACTTTTTTCAGTTTTTTGCTCCTTCGACTTGTCCCCGGCGACCCTGTCCTCTATTTATTGAAGGTCGACGAACTGCAAGTCGACGTCGCCGAGATTGATCGTCTTCGTGAGGAACTCAGTTTCACGGATCCAGTGTGGGTCCAATACATCCAATGGCTGTCCGAAGTCGTCCGATTCAACCTAGGCGACTCACTCATCACCGGACAGCCCGTGACGCAACTGTTCAAAAATAACTATGCCGCGACGTTCGAACTCGCCATCGGCGGTATCCTCGTCGCCATCGCGCTTGCTGTCCCGCTTGGGGCAATTAGTGCGTTTCGACCGAATTCTGCCCTCGCCACACTCGCTTCCGGGTTGTCGATTCTCGGCTCATCGGTCCCGAGTTTTTTGATTGGATTGTTTATGATGTATGTGTTCGCCGTGACGCTCCAATGGTTTCCCGTGATGGGGCGCACCGGTTGGGAGAGCCTCATTTTGCCGTCTTTGACGTTAGGGATTGCCGTAGGTGGTGTCTACATCCGACTCATCCGTTCAACCTTGCTTGAGGTGATGTCAACGGATTATATCGTGATGGCGAAAATTCGGGGAATTCGTTCCAAAACGTTACTGACACGCTATATCGCCAGGGCGGCCTTGCCTCCGGTCATCTCGATGTTCGGGGTGAGCGTGGCGAGCCTTATGGGCGGGGTCGTCGTCCTCGAAGTGTTGTTCGCCTATCCCGGGGTCGGCAAACTGATGGTGGATTCTGTATTACGTCGTGATTTCCCAGTCTTACAGGGTTATCTCGTCTTTACGACTTGTCTCGTCGTGACCGTCAACCTCGTGACCGGTTCGCTGTTACGCCTGCTCCAGCCCCACCTTTACCGAAAGAAGGTGTCCCGATGA
- a CDS encoding ABC transporter permease, with product MKKWSLLFILFVLCATAYWFIAGDPFVTDVTNRLAAPSVEHPLGTDHLGRDVLSRLLLAGGITVGLSIAIVLTTATIGVALGTLSGFVNRKIEPIVTKVTDATIIFPDTVLAIVLAGVMGPSIQSLVLAISLIKWTSYTRLVHTLVIQESTKGHILAAHVNGLSKSKIAYRHVLPAVCPHIIVVMSLDLGKVILLISAFSFIGLGVQLPLPEWGGYDQ from the coding sequence ATGAAAAAGTGGTCGCTTCTATTTATCCTCTTCGTACTTTGTGCAACTGCTTATTGGTTCATCGCTGGCGACCCGTTCGTGACAGATGTGACGAATCGACTTGCCGCGCCATCTGTGGAGCACCCGCTCGGAACCGACCATCTCGGGCGGGATGTGTTGTCACGTCTCTTGCTTGCTGGAGGGATCACGGTCGGACTAAGTATCGCCATCGTTCTGACGACAGCGACGATCGGTGTCGCGCTTGGCACGTTGAGCGGGTTCGTCAATCGAAAAATTGAACCGATCGTCACAAAAGTGACGGACGCGACGATCATCTTTCCCGATACAGTACTCGCCATCGTACTCGCGGGCGTCATGGGGCCTAGCATCCAAAGTCTCGTGCTCGCCATCAGTTTGATTAAGTGGACGTCTTACACCCGGCTTGTCCATACGCTCGTTATACAGGAGAGCACGAAAGGACATATCCTCGCTGCGCACGTGAACGGACTTTCGAAATCAAAGATTGCATATCGGCACGTCCTCCCTGCCGTCTGCCCGCATATTATTGTCGTCATGAGTCTCGACCTTGGAAAAGTGATTCTGCTCATCTCGGCGTTCTCGTTCATCGGATTGGGCGTCCAATTGCCATTACCCGAATGGGGGGGGTATGATCAGTGA
- a CDS encoding ABC transporter ATP-binding protein: MLRIDHLSIKHEERLLLQDVSLAIEQNKWVCLVGASGSGKSLLVKSILQMLPNTLQTTGTISWNDETIQSASNACSIYGCEIGYIPQQYTTSFAPFLTMEAHLRDLFASHEQTYDVTRIRSIMAEVHLPETLLSRYPGELSGGQLQRFSLVLAIVIKPRLLIADEITNALDVLTARQVTEWLKAMIGQTSSMLWVTHDLAEAMMYADHILVMKAGRIVDAGDRNHLLASSNPYTNSLLRAAPIIKREDRLDHVTTR; this comes from the coding sequence ATGCTACGTATCGATCACCTCTCCATCAAGCACGAGGAACGCCTCCTTTTACAGGACGTCTCGCTCGCCATCGAACAAAACAAATGGGTGTGTCTTGTCGGTGCGAGCGGAAGCGGAAAGTCCCTTCTCGTCAAATCGATTTTACAAATGCTACCGAACACACTGCAAACAACCGGTACGATCTCGTGGAACGACGAAACGATTCAATCAGCCAGTAACGCGTGTTCCATTTACGGGTGTGAAATCGGCTATATCCCTCAACAGTATACGACGTCGTTCGCACCGTTTTTGACGATGGAGGCGCACCTTAGGGATTTGTTCGCGAGTCACGAGCAGACGTACGACGTGACCCGTATCCGCTCGATCATGGCCGAAGTCCACCTGCCGGAAACATTGCTCTCCCGCTATCCGGGCGAACTGAGCGGCGGACAGTTGCAGCGATTTTCTCTCGTACTCGCAATCGTCATCAAGCCAAGGCTTCTCATCGCGGATGAGATCACGAATGCGCTCGACGTGTTGACGGCTCGGCAGGTGACCGAATGGTTGAAGGCGATGATCGGGCAGACATCGAGCATGCTCTGGGTGACCCACGATTTAGCCGAGGCGATGATGTATGCCGACCACATTCTCGTCATGAAAGCGGGACGCATCGTCGACGCGGGAGACCGCAATCACTTGCTCGCCTCGAGCAACCCGTATACCAACTCCTTGCTCAGGGCGGCACCGATTATAAAACGAGAGGATCGACTCGACCATGTTACTACGCGTTAA